One region of Olleya sp. Hel_I_94 genomic DNA includes:
- a CDS encoding tyrosine-type recombinase/integrase, which translates to MVNITVRKKKLANNMYSLYLDYWPAITNPKTGKDTRREFLKLQVFGAPKDAAQKKHNKETIEFAEIIRAKRLIQFRDKEYGFKENVNLSVNFIAFYETIIEEKMNATSHSNYLAWKASLKYLKAFFGQKIHTHQLNDGHLIKYRNFLLSTNNLRVNDGSKLTINTASTYFKHFIAVLKKAYKRNLILTDLADNAEYIKEEQTHREYLTEQELEKLWKTDIKIEKIKHMAFFAALTGFRFSDIINLKWEFVYNDKHQGYYIQLKEQKTGNINNHPISDNAYSLLKAQGVGKGNIFRDIKYTQVTRPLKQWITDSGITKKISFHNFRHSYATLQLANGTDIYTVSKLLGHKNVSTTQIYTKVMDKNKIKAANRINLNLDGLLTDI; encoded by the coding sequence ATGGTAAACATAACTGTTCGTAAAAAGAAACTTGCTAATAATATGTATAGTTTGTATCTAGATTATTGGCCTGCTATAACTAATCCTAAAACAGGAAAAGATACAAGACGCGAATTTTTAAAACTACAAGTTTTTGGAGCGCCAAAAGATGCAGCACAAAAAAAACACAATAAAGAAACTATTGAGTTTGCTGAAATAATACGTGCAAAACGACTAATTCAGTTTAGAGACAAAGAGTATGGTTTTAAAGAGAACGTTAATCTTAGCGTTAATTTTATAGCTTTTTACGAGACGATAATTGAGGAGAAAATGAATGCTACAAGTCATTCAAATTATCTAGCATGGAAAGCGTCACTAAAGTATTTAAAAGCATTTTTTGGTCAAAAAATTCACACGCATCAATTAAACGATGGTCATCTTATTAAATACCGTAACTTTTTATTATCAACCAATAACCTTAGAGTTAATGATGGTAGCAAGCTAACAATTAATACTGCATCTACGTATTTTAAACATTTTATAGCTGTTTTAAAAAAGGCATATAAAAGAAATTTGATATTAACGGATTTAGCAGATAATGCAGAATATATAAAAGAAGAGCAAACGCATCGTGAATATCTAACAGAGCAGGAACTTGAAAAGTTATGGAAAACGGATATTAAAATAGAAAAGATCAAGCATATGGCATTTTTTGCGGCTTTGACTGGTTTTCGTTTTTCTGATATTATAAACTTAAAATGGGAATTTGTGTATAATGACAAACATCAAGGTTATTATATTCAACTTAAAGAGCAAAAAACAGGCAATATCAATAATCATCCAATATCTGACAATGCATATAGTTTATTAAAAGCTCAAGGTGTGGGTAAGGGTAATATTTTTAGAGATATAAAATACACGCAAGTTACCAGACCTCTTAAGCAATGGATCACAGACTCAGGTATAACTAAAAAAATATCGTTCCATAATTTTAGACATAGTTATGCAACACTTCAATTAGCAAACGGAACAGATATATACACGGTATCAAAATTACTAGGTCACAAAAATGTATCAACAACACAGATATACACTAAAGTGATGGACAAAAATAAAATAAAAGCAGCAAATAGAATTAATTTAAATTTAGATGGATTACTTACAGATATATAA
- a CDS encoding helix-turn-helix transcriptional regulator translates to MNKNQFFLMDDNAINELVKRITDKLNLSLGKDPLQEDEFMTIDELAKFISMTKGSIYGLVHKNDIPYHKKGKLYFLKSEIMDWIKSGKRETKSTLHEKADEYLLKNPFN, encoded by the coding sequence ATGAACAAAAATCAATTCTTTTTAATGGATGACAATGCGATAAATGAGCTTGTCAAACGCATTACAGACAAATTAAATCTTTCCCTAGGAAAAGACCCGCTCCAGGAAGATGAATTTATGACCATTGATGAACTAGCCAAATTTATTTCCATGACTAAAGGAAGTATATATGGATTAGTTCATAAAAATGACATTCCTTATCACAAAAAAGGCAAACTCTATTTCCTTAAATCCGAAATTATGGATTGGATAAAGAGCGGAAAACGTGAAACAAAATCTACACTTCACGAAAAAGCAGACGAGTATCTTCTTAAAAATCCTTTCAATTAA